From the genome of Mycoplasma anserisalpingitidis, one region includes:
- the topA gene encoding type I DNA topoisomerase, translating into MKTLVIVESPNKVNTIKKILGEDYIVEASIGHIAKLKTSGQYGLGIDIENWEPSYSLEKGKKELIKKLKTIAKKCDKVFIATDPDREGEAIGEHLVEYLDVKEKYNRIKYNEITKNAILKAIEKPGLIDYNLVEAQKARRMLDRIIGFRLSYLINQKISNSPTKASAGRVQSIALKLVVDREREIEAFIPEQYYKLDALCGSKIVAGYINTNNPSDKRDWILPNEIDLVKKHFESAKKIIKVTDINVVDKKMASVTPLKQAALYKKSPYSAQVTQSAAQKLYEGFGDGGLISYPRTDSSRLSQTFIDNAKVYINNKFGKDYVASEVKGFSGDQDAHEAIRPTDVSLTPENALALYPEMSKQEFTIYKLIYKITMQSLISQPIRTIKTYTYENDIYKFRNSFSSIKFDGYYIIDDEKEVDLKDPNYELNQEVKVKEFKFSDHETKPSPRYTDGSLIEMLDKIKVGRPSTFATTVKIIKDREYVVSKSSSLVPTVFGKNVIDKLTASFSNIINEEYTAKVEEELDLIAEEKVSKDIVMNNFWEKFNDTFDKAKDTMEKTVLTQLALEESCPEDSGVLVIRRNKKKQKFVGCKNFPNCKYTRSISNEELKKLEENPNEE; encoded by the coding sequence ATGAAAACATTAGTTATAGTAGAGTCACCTAATAAGGTAAATACAATTAAAAAAATATTAGGTGAGGATTATATAGTTGAAGCTAGTATTGGTCATATCGCTAAACTAAAGACTAGTGGACAATATGGTTTAGGTATTGATATTGAAAATTGAGAGCCTTCATATTCATTAGAAAAAGGTAAAAAAGAATTAATTAAAAAATTAAAAACTATCGCCAAAAAATGTGACAAAGTTTTTATTGCAACCGACCCTGACCGTGAAGGTGAAGCTATAGGAGAACACTTAGTTGAATACTTGGATGTTAAGGAAAAATACAATAGAATAAAATACAATGAAATTACCAAAAATGCTATTTTAAAGGCTATTGAGAAACCGGGTTTAATTGATTATAACCTTGTTGAAGCACAAAAAGCAAGAAGAATGCTGGATAGAATAATTGGATTTAGACTTAGTTATTTAATTAATCAGAAAATTTCTAATTCACCAACAAAAGCTAGTGCAGGTCGTGTTCAATCAATCGCATTGAAATTAGTTGTTGATCGAGAAAGAGAAATAGAAGCCTTTATACCTGAACAATACTATAAATTAGATGCATTATGCGGTTCAAAAATCGTTGCTGGTTATATCAATACAAACAATCCTAGTGATAAGAGGGATTGAATTTTACCTAATGAAATTGATTTAGTTAAAAAACACTTTGAAAGTGCTAAGAAAATCATAAAAGTTACTGATATTAATGTCGTTGATAAAAAAATGGCATCAGTAACACCATTAAAACAAGCAGCATTATATAAAAAGAGTCCTTATTCTGCTCAAGTAACTCAATCTGCTGCTCAAAAACTTTATGAAGGTTTTGGAGATGGCGGACTTATTTCGTATCCACGTACCGATTCTTCAAGACTAAGCCAAACATTTATCGATAATGCTAAAGTTTATATTAATAACAAATTTGGTAAAGACTATGTGGCTTCAGAAGTTAAAGGTTTTTCTGGTGATCAAGATGCTCATGAGGCCATAAGACCTACTGATGTTTCATTGACACCAGAAAATGCTTTAGCTTTATATCCTGAAATGAGTAAGCAAGAATTTACTATTTATAAGTTAATTTATAAAATAACAATGCAATCTTTAATTTCTCAACCAATTAGAACCATTAAAACTTATACATATGAAAACGACATATACAAATTCAGAAACAGTTTTTCATCTATAAAATTTGATGGTTACTACATTATAGATGATGAAAAGGAAGTTGATTTAAAAGATCCTAATTATGAATTAAACCAAGAAGTTAAAGTAAAGGAATTTAAGTTTAGCGATCATGAAACTAAACCTTCACCTAGATATACTGATGGTTCATTGATTGAGATGTTGGATAAAATTAAAGTTGGTCGTCCATCTACATTCGCTACTACTGTAAAAATAATTAAAGATAGAGAGTATGTCGTTTCGAAGTCTTCTTCATTAGTTCCAACTGTTTTTGGTAAAAATGTTATCGATAAACTTACAGCATCATTCAGTAATATAATTAATGAGGAATATACGGCTAAAGTTGAAGAAGAATTAGATTTAATTGCAGAAGAAAAAGTTTCTAAAGATATAGTAATGAATAACTTTTGAGAAAAATTTAATGACACTTTTGATAAAGCAAAAGATACAATGGAAAAAACTGTTTTAACCCAATTAGCTTTAGAAGAATCATGTCCAGAAGACTCTGGGGTTCTTGTTATAAGAAGAAATAAAAAGAAACAAAAGTTTGTTGGATGTAAAAATTTCCCAAATTGTAAATACACACGGAGTATATCAAACGAAGAACTTAAAAAATTAGAAGAGAACCCAAATGAAGAATAA
- a CDS encoding MAG0770 family lipoprotein encodes MKKIKKFSFIFASISPLILMTQSCFGSSFDKQADLENKEFVNKITNYLNKIKNKNNEFKNFLNNKNNSAIPLNNIDDFYKQPNQIAIELSNHLNSFINELSNKKDEITKFNELDILLSPAKEDNENKLIDLISKLNFINNDVQKLVEEKQLLTKNNDDAYSVLINDLEQNLSANLFTGQSQKDTINRIKNSINSVLHLPLGEDCDCKNIFYKSNYYDSSVIDINYNLIKAYLGFNSENGSTSEEDYQELLKIHTHALANIIREWLFITVENEDYQKNARFRLNKWVESIKNNSDTHNFIISNNELKKLFNAIETSLDMLNSSIEQINKNNSGKYPFDKFLSFIVDVDKETKNINDGIMGQLNYTIKELYELLDSKTK; translated from the coding sequence ATGAAAAAAATAAAAAAATTTAGTTTTATTTTCGCTTCTATTTCACCGTTAATTTTAATGACACAAAGCTGTTTTGGTTCTAGTTTTGATAAGCAAGCCGATTTAGAAAATAAAGAATTTGTAAATAAAATAACTAACTACTTAAATAAAATTAAAAATAAGAATAATGAATTCAAGAATTTCTTAAACAATAAAAATAATTCAGCTATTCCATTAAATAATATTGATGACTTTTATAAACAACCTAACCAAATTGCTATTGAATTATCTAATCACTTAAATAGTTTTATAAATGAATTATCTAATAAAAAAGACGAAATTACTAAATTTAACGAATTAGACATTTTGTTGTCTCCAGCAAAAGAAGACAACGAAAATAAACTAATCGATTTGATAAGTAAATTAAACTTCATTAACAATGATGTTCAAAAATTAGTTGAAGAAAAACAATTATTAACAAAAAACAACGATGATGCTTATTCGGTATTAATTAACGACTTAGAACAAAATCTTTCAGCAAATCTTTTTACAGGCCAAAGTCAAAAAGATACTATTAATCGTATTAAAAACTCGATAAATTCAGTATTACACCTCCCTTTAGGTGAAGACTGTGATTGTAAAAATATTTTTTATAAGTCTAACTACTATGACTCAAGCGTTATTGATATTAATTACAACTTAATCAAAGCTTATTTAGGATTTAATTCTGAAAATGGTAGCACTTCTGAAGAAGATTATCAAGAATTATTAAAAATTCACACTCATGCATTAGCAAATATTATTCGTGAATGATTATTTATTACAGTCGAAAATGAAGATTATCAAAAAAATGCAAGATTTAGACTAAATAAGTGAGTAGAGTCAATTAAAAATAATTCAGATACTCATAATTTTATTATTTCGAATAATGAATTAAAAAAATTATTTAATGCAATTGAAACCAGTTTAGATATGTTAAACAGTTCTATCGAACAAATTAACAAAAACAATTCTGGTAAATATCCTTTTGATAAATTTTTAAGTTTTATAGTTGATGTTGATAAGGAAACAAAAAATATAAACGATGGAATTATGGGTCAATTAAACTACACTATCAAAGAACTTTATGAGTTATTGGATAGTAAAACAAAATAA
- a CDS encoding phospho-sugar mutase, translating to MEKFLDFGTAGIRGIIGEGPSRLNYGYVEQIADGIVQYLKSQNESEKLVVIGRDNRLMSYEFSVYFANLLTKNRINVLFNEEISPTPFVSYLILKHKADLGINITASHNPAEYNGIKLYNNKANQLLPQEVLELKKYFKKYYEIKNINNIELNKNSYLHLVSQEDKNDYIEKVVNVANLSKNIKKISNLKIVYSPLHGTGIYFVPIILNKIYTEGSYLFAEKHMVKDSNFTYAKKPNPELKEVFDELIKTAKDKNIDLLLVTDPDSDRVGVAVKHNNEFILLNGNETALIIFNYLVENNFYKKNSSLIYSFVSSPLLANISELNNIDVYEVPTGFKWIGDVINKNNLCSVFAFEESYGSLIEPSLARDKDAIQSVVALSFIASELKKQNINLIEYLEKIYQKYGYIQSETISYEFNEIQKINSIRNNFPKLEFYEDSFEIKDYKYEEISSDMIKITLKDKSTISYRPSGTEPKIKFYIYAYGITKNEALEKIQKIKLVLDEFVERFK from the coding sequence ATGGAAAAATTTTTAGATTTTGGAACTGCGGGTATTCGTGGAATAATAGGTGAAGGACCAAGTAGATTAAATTATGGTTATGTTGAACAAATTGCTGACGGAATTGTTCAATACTTAAAAAGCCAAAATGAGAGTGAAAAACTAGTTGTTATTGGTAGAGATAATAGATTAATGTCTTATGAATTTAGTGTATATTTTGCTAACCTATTAACAAAAAATAGAATAAATGTTCTTTTTAATGAAGAAATTTCACCGACACCTTTTGTTAGTTATTTAATTTTGAAACATAAGGCTGATTTAGGAATCAACATTACAGCAAGTCATAATCCCGCTGAATATAATGGAATCAAACTTTACAACAATAAAGCTAATCAACTGCTTCCACAAGAAGTGCTTGAGCTAAAAAAATATTTTAAGAAATACTATGAAATTAAAAATATCAATAATATTGAATTAAATAAAAACTCATATTTACATTTAGTATCACAAGAAGATAAGAATGATTATATTGAAAAGGTAGTTAATGTTGCTAATTTAAGTAAAAATATAAAAAAAATATCTAACCTGAAAATCGTTTATAGTCCACTTCATGGTACCGGAATTTATTTTGTGCCAATAATTTTAAATAAAATATATACTGAAGGAAGTTATTTATTTGCAGAAAAACATATGGTAAAGGATTCAAATTTTACTTATGCTAAAAAACCTAATCCTGAACTTAAAGAAGTTTTTGATGAATTAATCAAAACTGCAAAAGATAAAAATATTGATCTTTTATTAGTTACAGACCCAGATTCTGATAGAGTTGGTGTTGCTGTAAAACATAATAATGAATTTATTTTGCTAAATGGAAATGAAACAGCATTAATTATTTTTAATTATTTGGTTGAAAATAATTTTTATAAAAAAAATTCTTCACTTATTTATTCATTTGTTTCAAGTCCGCTTTTAGCTAATATTTCTGAATTGAATAACATTGATGTTTATGAAGTTCCGACAGGATTTAAGTGAATAGGTGATGTGATTAATAAAAATAATTTATGTTCTGTTTTTGCTTTTGAAGAGAGTTATGGTTCATTAATCGAACCTTCTTTAGCTAGAGACAAAGATGCAATTCAATCAGTTGTTGCACTAAGTTTTATAGCTAGTGAACTTAAAAAACAAAACATTAATTTAATTGAATATCTTGAAAAAATTTATCAAAAATATGGTTATATTCAAAGTGAAACTATTTCATATGAGTTTAATGAAATCCAAAAAATAAATTCAATAAGAAACAATTTTCCTAAATTGGAATTTTATGAAGATTCTTTTGAAATAAAAGATTATAAGTATGAAGAAATTTCTTCAGATATGATTAAAATCACTCTAAAAGATAAATCAACTATTTCTTATCGACCTTCGGGAACTGAACCAAAAATTAAGTTTTATATTTATGCTTATGGAATAACAAAAAATGAAGCATTGGAAAAAATTCAGAAAATTAAATTGGTGCTAGATGAATTTGTTGAGAGATTTAAGTAG
- a CDS encoding iron-sulfur cluster assembly scaffold protein, which yields MHFNQNQAREIIMNNYINNHKDNLTENHKKVYSTSCADLLEIELEIDQKINNINTNANGCAIFVASTNILKKILKDKENQAAKNLLKKFIKFVNQEIELDEQELSELEELWAFYNVKTHLNRVDCATLTAKYILNELK from the coding sequence ATGCATTTTAATCAAAATCAAGCAAGAGAAATAATTATGAATAACTATATAAATAATCATAAGGATAATTTAACTGAAAATCATAAAAAAGTTTATTCAACTTCATGCGCTGATTTATTAGAAATCGAACTTGAAATAGATCAAAAAATAAATAACATCAATACCAACGCAAACGGCTGCGCAATTTTTGTTGCTTCAACAAACATTCTTAAAAAAATACTAAAAGATAAAGAAAATCAAGCAGCAAAAAATTTATTAAAAAAGTTTATTAAATTTGTTAATCAAGAAATTGAGCTAGATGAACAAGAATTAAGTGAACTTGAAGAACTTTGAGCTTTTTATAATGTAAAAACTCATCTAAACAGAGTTGATTGTGCTACACTAACAGCAAAATATATTTTAAATGAACTCAAATAA
- a CDS encoding aminotransferase class V-fold PLP-dependent enzyme: protein MNDFEKLKNEIRSEFPILKNIVYLDNAAQSLKPISAIDAINTYYTYESISVRTGDTPLGNKINQIYKQTKEKIAILINSDPEQIIYTSGTTDSLNTFALMFNQILEPKKKILISAYNHSSNMLPWIELAKSRNIEFIISEEIYENIDENIQLICLSQSTNNFDIKYDIKKIYEKAKKFGAIVLNDAAQSITHEKVDQNYADVIAFSTNKLLGPSGLGVLSIKKDLLKKIRPTRFGGGSVHDIDKSGNWIPKETIQAFEPGTPNIAAIYMFNKSLDLFLKIGYDNIQKILLELSNYLYDKLVKLKNVEIHTQKGSIITLFNVKNINSQDVATYLGSKNIYVNAGIFCAPFVRNIKKERSYIRVSLGIYNNFDDIDKLVCEIENGGDFYAF, encoded by the coding sequence ATGAACGATTTTGAAAAATTAAAAAATGAAATTCGTAGTGAATTTCCTATACTTAAAAACATTGTTTATTTAGACAATGCTGCTCAAAGTTTAAAACCAATTTCTGCTATTGATGCCATCAATACGTACTATACTTATGAATCAATCTCTGTAAGAACCGGCGATACACCATTAGGAAACAAAATTAATCAAATTTATAAGCAAACCAAAGAAAAAATAGCGATTTTAATTAATTCAGACCCCGAACAAATAATTTATACAAGTGGAACAACTGATTCACTTAATACTTTTGCTTTAATGTTTAATCAAATTTTAGAACCCAAAAAGAAGATTTTAATTTCAGCTTACAATCATTCAAGCAATATGCTCCCTTGAATTGAGTTGGCTAAATCAAGAAATATTGAATTCATCATAAGTGAAGAAATTTATGAAAATATTGATGAAAATATTCAATTGATTTGTTTGTCACAGAGCACGAATAATTTTGATATCAAATATGACATAAAAAAGATTTACGAAAAGGCTAAAAAATTCGGAGCTATAGTTCTCAATGATGCTGCTCAATCGATAACTCATGAGAAAGTTGACCAAAATTATGCTGATGTTATTGCTTTCAGTACTAATAAATTGTTAGGACCTTCTGGTCTAGGTGTGTTATCAATAAAAAAAGATTTATTAAAGAAAATTAGACCTACTCGTTTTGGTGGTGGATCAGTTCACGACATAGACAAAAGTGGAAACTGAATCCCCAAAGAAACTATTCAAGCATTTGAACCTGGAACTCCTAATATTGCTGCAATTTATATGTTCAATAAATCTTTAGATCTATTTCTTAAAATTGGATATGATAATATTCAAAAAATACTTTTAGAATTGTCTAATTATTTATATGATAAATTAGTTAAATTAAAAAATGTTGAAATTCATACCCAAAAAGGTTCGATAATTACTTTGTTTAATGTAAAAAATATAAATTCTCAAGATGTAGCAACTTATTTAGGTTCAAAAAACATCTATGTTAATGCAGGAATTTTTTGTGCACCATTTGTTAGAAATATTAAAAAAGAGCGTTCTTACATTAGGGTTTCATTGGGAATTTATAATAATTTTGATGATATCGATAAATTAGTATGCGAAATAGAAAATGGGGGTGATTTTTATGCATTTTAA
- a CDS encoding pseudouridine synthase, translating into MKHRLQKILSEAGIASRRNSKQLIKDGRVKLNGKIATLGDKATFGDDILVDNKPIKREEKVYFVLNKPPKTVCTLKDNFDRTIVTSLINTDAKIFPVGRLDYDTTGVLLLTNDGDLCNKLIHPRYQILRKYRARLDEPLTNEQLKLLNKPVLIKNKPSYQKVEQLDTKTYLVSLSVGTYHHVKELFETVSRKVINLKRVEFAGITCEKIPVGEYRKLNFKEVKMLKALTERNDEKNKKI; encoded by the coding sequence ATGAAGCATAGATTACAAAAAATACTTTCTGAGGCTGGTATTGCTTCAAGAAGAAACTCTAAACAATTAATTAAAGATGGAAGAGTCAAATTGAATGGTAAGATAGCAACTTTAGGTGATAAGGCTACTTTTGGTGATGACATATTAGTTGATAATAAACCTATAAAAAGGGAAGAAAAAGTTTATTTTGTGTTAAACAAACCTCCTAAAACTGTATGTACATTAAAAGATAATTTCGATAGAACAATAGTAACAAGTTTGATCAATACTGATGCTAAAATTTTTCCTGTTGGTAGATTAGATTATGATACTACCGGTGTTTTACTTTTAACAAATGATGGTGATTTATGCAATAAATTAATTCACCCAAGATATCAAATACTAAGAAAATATCGAGCAAGATTGGATGAACCACTAACCAACGAGCAATTAAAATTATTAAATAAACCAGTTTTAATTAAGAATAAACCTTCATATCAAAAAGTGGAACAACTTGATACAAAAACATATTTAGTTTCACTTTCAGTAGGCACTTACCATCACGTTAAAGAATTATTTGAAACGGTTTCAAGAAAAGTTATTAACCTTAAAAGAGTTGAATTCGCTGGAATAACATGCGAAAAAATTCCTGTTGGTGAATATAGAAAATTAAATTTTAAAGAAGTTAAAATGTTAAAAGCCTTGACGGAGCGCAATGATGAAAAAAATAAAAAAATTTAG
- a CDS encoding transcription antitermination factor NusB — protein sequence MSETIKNKKYPQKSMRQSRIEVIQVLYKFIILEREIDPAVAFEEFDFLNRTQLEKLDKIASNYEFIKKMIKINLSSDWSFERLNPITKAILINATYELFVLDKAIVINEALEIGKMFFDVENFQAKKNLKFINACLQSIFNALVILEKRNRKLENSNEEK from the coding sequence ATGTCAGAAACAATAAAAAACAAAAAATACCCTCAAAAATCTATGAGACAATCTAGAATAGAAGTTATTCAAGTTCTATATAAATTTATTATTTTAGAACGTGAAATAGATCCAGCTGTTGCTTTTGAAGAATTTGACTTTTTAAATAGAACTCAACTTGAAAAGTTGGATAAAATTGCAAGCAATTATGAATTTATCAAAAAAATGATCAAAATTAATCTTAGTTCGGATTGATCATTTGAAAGACTTAACCCTATAACTAAGGCTATTTTAATTAATGCAACTTATGAACTTTTTGTTTTAGATAAAGCAATTGTTATTAATGAAGCTTTAGAAATTGGAAAAATGTTTTTTGATGTAGAGAATTTTCAAGCTAAAAAAAATCTTAAATTTATTAATGCATGCTTACAAAGTATTTTCAATGCTTTAGTTATTCTTGAAAAAAGAAATAGAAAATTGGAAAACTCGAATGAAGAAAAATAA
- a CDS encoding Y-family DNA polymerase, with product MNSNKFIFHIDFDSYFVSALRSIFPELKDKPVVIATKSSKAIISSVSYELRSKGIKAGDSVSLAFKKEPKTVIIEPRYDFFNALSNEIFKHLYNNYTKKMDVGSIDEVYLDMTELVNNKINAMNLAKSIQKEILNKFKIPISIGISHTRFYAKMTTNIVKPFGVGFTGEKDVIKHFYNLDISEIFGIGKKTEIKLKKLGINNFKDLAELDEQDQFIKSVIGQNGFKLISSIKGFEHTQIESFKKVFKGIGFERYISETTDDKLLLEKKLDYFATKISSKMKNRNLVTNNITVGLRYEKKIWFNKSLKLFNYTNDYKTLFSNSLILLDQIFKEDKAIHGIRLRANDLLPSFQVSLKSNLFEVEKDHKEKSEIDKFVDDINYQLKGKFLFTASELIKSKNRTRKQLKFVGEDLEE from the coding sequence ATGAACTCAAATAAATTCATTTTTCACATTGATTTTGACTCATATTTTGTGAGTGCATTAAGAAGTATTTTTCCAGAATTGAAAGATAAACCTGTTGTTATTGCAACCAAATCAAGCAAGGCAATAATAAGTTCAGTTTCATATGAATTAAGATCTAAGGGCATAAAAGCTGGCGATTCAGTTTCTCTAGCGTTCAAAAAAGAACCTAAAACAGTTATTATTGAACCTAGATATGATTTTTTTAATGCATTAAGTAATGAAATATTCAAGCATTTATACAATAATTACACTAAGAAAATGGATGTTGGTTCTATTGATGAAGTCTATCTTGATATGACTGAACTAGTTAACAATAAGATCAATGCCATGAATCTTGCCAAAAGCATTCAAAAGGAAATTTTAAATAAATTTAAAATCCCAATCTCAATCGGAATAAGTCATACTCGTTTTTACGCAAAAATGACCACAAATATTGTTAAACCTTTTGGAGTTGGATTTACAGGTGAAAAAGACGTAATAAAACATTTTTATAACTTAGATATTTCTGAAATTTTTGGAATTGGTAAAAAAACCGAAATAAAACTTAAAAAATTAGGAATAAATAATTTTAAGGACTTAGCAGAATTAGATGAACAAGATCAATTCATAAAATCAGTAATTGGTCAAAACGGTTTTAAATTAATTAGCTCAATTAAAGGTTTTGAGCATACTCAAATTGAGAGCTTCAAGAAAGTATTTAAAGGTATTGGTTTTGAAAGATATATTTCCGAAACAACTGATGATAAATTGCTTCTAGAAAAAAAACTTGATTACTTTGCTACTAAAATTTCATCAAAAATGAAAAATAGAAATTTAGTAACAAACAATATTACTGTCGGACTTCGTTATGAAAAGAAAATTTGATTTAATAAATCATTAAAATTATTCAATTATACAAATGATTACAAAACACTATTCAGCAATTCCCTAATATTATTGGATCAAATTTTCAAGGAAGATAAAGCTATACACGGAATTAGATTAAGAGCTAATGATTTACTACCTAGTTTTCAGGTTTCTTTAAAAAGTAATTTGTTTGAAGTTGAAAAAGATCATAAAGAAAAATCAGAAATAGATAAATTTGTTGATGACATTAATTATCAACTAAAGGGAAAATTTTTATTCACTGCTTCTGAATTGATTAAAAGCAAAAATAGAACAAGAAAACAACTTAAATTTGTTGGAGAAGATTTGGAAGAATAA
- a CDS encoding tRNA (cytidine(34)-2'-O)-methyltransferase produces the protein MLNVVLYQPEICPNTGNIIRTCYALGAKLHIIKPIAFDLHPKYLRRYGAGRMLSDIQHEVHDSYEEFNKKYGKKNIFYITRYGLKTYDEVDYQTNFDKEKEIWVMFGRESTGIDMSILKSNVDNCLRIPMMSEMRSINLANCVAIVGFEIMRQLKWKDLSLFEVQKGKNFILEWDKK, from the coding sequence ATGTTAAATGTAGTATTATATCAACCAGAAATTTGTCCTAATACAGGAAATATCATTCGTACATGTTATGCTTTAGGTGCTAAATTACACATCATCAAGCCAATAGCATTTGATTTACATCCAAAATACTTACGTCGTTATGGAGCTGGAAGAATGCTTAGTGATATTCAACATGAAGTTCATGATTCTTATGAAGAATTTAACAAGAAATATGGTAAAAAGAATATTTTTTATATAACTAGATATGGACTTAAAACTTATGATGAAGTTGATTATCAAACTAATTTTGATAAAGAAAAAGAAATTTGAGTTATGTTCGGAAGAGAATCGACAGGTATTGACATGTCAATTTTAAAAAGTAATGTTGATAATTGTTTAAGAATTCCGATGATGTCAGAAATGCGTTCAATTAATTTAGCTAATTGTGTTGCAATTGTGGGATTTGAAATTATGAGACAACTTAAATGAAAAGATTTAAGCTTGTTTGAAGTACAGAAAGGTAAAAACTTCATTTTAGAATGAGACAAAAAATAG
- a CDS encoding nicotinate-nucleotide adenylyltransferase — MKIGIYGGSFDPIHKGHTKIAEIAINELSLDKLLFVPAYISPFKTGKNIVSAEHRINMINLVKPDKTEVCEFEIKRNNLSYTIDTVKYLKNKYKDDELFLIIGSDNINLLHKWKDIDEIASLVKICVFKRTRNVNKTNIKKYNCLLLKNPIYDYSSTEFKKGFLDVVDEKVIDYIGENKLYSKELVHNMLSAKRAKHSVAAAEFAASLAKSCGYDAKKAYFAGLFHDIAKEWKPENSLGFIKSILGNSTDFSKHELHQVAGSLWVKHIYKINDEDITHAIRVHTTMNENGISELNTLDKILYISDKICMGRKFPGIQKLREIVHQDLDKGFALVVKRTYLFEKEKGTKFSDWQEQIYLNYIKEVEKYEA; from the coding sequence ATGAAAATAGGTATTTACGGAGGAAGTTTCGACCCAATTCATAAAGGTCATACTAAAATTGCAGAAATAGCAATAAATGAATTAAGTTTGGATAAATTGTTATTTGTTCCTGCATACATTTCGCCTTTTAAGACTGGTAAAAATATTGTTTCTGCAGAGCACAGAATAAATATGATTAATTTAGTAAAACCAGACAAAACAGAGGTTTGTGAATTTGAAATTAAGAGAAATAATTTGAGTTACACCATCGATACAGTTAAATATTTAAAAAATAAATATAAAGATGATGAATTGTTTTTAATCATTGGAAGCGACAACATTAATTTGTTACACAAATGAAAAGACATTGATGAAATTGCTTCATTAGTCAAAATTTGTGTGTTCAAAAGAACAAGAAATGTTAATAAAACAAATATTAAAAAATATAATTGTTTGTTATTAAAAAATCCTATTTACGATTATTCTTCAACTGAATTTAAGAAAGGATTTTTAGATGTTGTTGATGAAAAAGTAATCGATTATATTGGTGAAAATAAATTATATTCAAAAGAATTAGTACATAATATGCTTAGTGCTAAAAGAGCAAAACACTCCGTTGCGGCCGCAGAGTTTGCTGCTTCACTCGCTAAAAGTTGTGGTTATGATGCTAAAAAAGCTTATTTTGCTGGACTTTTTCATGATATTGCTAAAGAATGGAAACCTGAAAATTCACTAGGATTTATTAAAAGCATTTTAGGCAATTCAACCGATTTTTCTAAACATGAACTTCACCAGGTTGCTGGTTCTTTATGAGTTAAACATATTTATAAAATTAATGATGAAGATATTACTCATGCAATTAGAGTACATACTACCATGAATGAAAATGGTATTTCAGAATTAAATACATTGGATAAAATTCTTTATATTTCTGACAAAATTTGCATGGGAAGAAAATTCCCGGGTATTCAAAAATTAAGAGAAATAGTTCATCAAGATTTAGATAAAGGATTTGCCTTAGTTGTCAAGAGAACATATTTATTTGAGAAAGAAAAAGGGACGAAATTTTCTGACTGACAAGAACAAATTTACCTAAATTACATCAAAGAGGTAGAAAAATATGAAGCATAG